GATATGGAATTTACCATTGAACGTGGTAAGTTGTTTATGCTCCAAACACGGAATGGAAAACGAACTGCACAAGCTGCTGTTCGGATTGCTGTTGACATGCTTCATGAAGGACTCATTACAAAACAAGAAGCAGTTGATAGTTTAGACCTAAAAATCATCGATGGCTTACTCCATCCTCAATTTGATGCCGATCGTCTTAAGAAGACAGAGCCAATCGCAACCGGACTTCCAGCATCACCAGGTGCTGCAAGTGGTGTTATTGCACTAGATGCAGCGTCTGCAGTTGAATACTGTGATAAAGGACGTGATGTTATTTTGGTAAGACTGGAAACATCACCAGAAGATATTGAAGGGATGAACGTATCCAAAGGAATCCTTACAGCACGTGGGGGAATGACGTCTCATGCGGCTGTAGTTGGACGTGGAATGGGTAAAGCAGCAATTGTAGGATGCAGTGAAATCCAAGTTGATGATACAGGCGTTACAATTCAAGGAAAACACTACAATGAAGGGGAATATATCTCAATTGATGGATCTACAGGACATGTATATCCAGGACTTCTAAAAACAGAACAAGCATCGATTAAAGAAGACTTTAAAGAAATCCTTGAACTGTCGGATGAGCTTGCACCAATTCAAGTTTATGCAAATGCAGACTCACCACAAGACGTTGCACGTGCGATTGAATTTGGTGCTAAGGGCGTAGGATTAGTACGTACTGAGCATATGTTCTTTGAAGCTTCACGAATTCGTGCAGTGCGTGAGATGATTCTCTCAACAACACAAGGTCAACGCGAAGTAGCACTGGATAAGATCTTACCAATGCAACGCGAAGACTTCGAAGGCATCTTTAGAGTGTTGGAAGGACGCAGTGCGACCATTCGTTTCTTAGATCCACCACTTCATGAGTTTATGCCAACAACAACACAAGATATCGAAGAATTAGCGGTTGTAATGAATCGCAGTACAACAGAACTTCGCGAAGTGATTCGTCGTCTCCATGAATACAACCCAATGATGGGACACCGTGGATGCCGTCTTGCGATTACTTACCCAGAAATCTCAATGATGCAAACACGTGCAGTCATTGAAGCTGCAATCAATGTTTCAAAAGAAACAGGTAAAAATGTTAAACCAGAAATCATGATTCCACTTGTAGGTGATGTGAAAGAGTTTACCTTCCTTGCAAGTAAAGTCAGAGAAACTGCAGATGCACTCATCAAAGACAGTGGATTGGACCTTAAATACACTGTAGGAACGATGATTGAGTTACCAAGAGCCTGTGTTCTCGCAGATGAAATCGCACAACAAGCAGATTTCTTCTCATTTGGAACCAATGACTTAACACAAATGACCTATGGATTCTCTCGTGATGACGCAGGTACGTTCTTGAAAGACTACTACAGCTTAGGCATCTATGACAAAGACCCATTCGCAACTGTTGATCAATTGGGTGTTGGTTCATTGATCAAGATGGCAGTAGAAAAAGGACGCGCAACCAATCCAAACTTGAAGATTGGTGTCTGTGGAGAACACGGCGGCGATCCAGCGTCCATTGCATTCTTTAAATCAGTGGGTGTTGACTATGTGTCATGCTCACCATATCGCGTACCAGTAGCGCGCATTGCAGCTGCTAGAGACGAATAAATCCAAAGACCCTTAGGGGTCTTTTTTAACTTGATGAGCAAGCGATGAAGCTAATGATAAAAGAAATGTCCTACCACTCTCACTAAATTGGAAGGGAAGCTGTAAGTAAGTGAGAAGGTGTTAATACCTGTTTTTGAACCATGTTGAATGAGAGTTAGCGGAGTTCAAGGCAAGGATACGAGAGCGTGAATAATGGTAAAAAAAAGTTCATCAGAAGTGGTGAACTTTATACATTGGATGGTCGTTATAACACTGCAGGTAAAGGATCAAATTACCGCGGCACATAGAGTGTCAATAAGGATTGTATCGTGTTTAGGTGGTTCGTAAGCAACTAATAGAAATCGAAGGAACTATAGTTTGCTATTATTCTTCTTTTTTTTCAAAGGTCTAACCTAGCTAAGCATATTATTACATTAATATTTTTAAAAGAATTATCGTGTCCATCCCTTTGTTCTGATAAATGAATATTTAATAACCTCCTAGATTTCACAGATTTGTTTTAATTTTGGAATCAATATAGATGCAAATACACCAAGTAATGCTACACAGAACAATGTTTTATTTATCCCAACAATTGTGCTCAATGCACTCGCAACTGTCGGCATAAGAAGTGAAGAAACGCCTGTGAAAATACTTAAAGCAACCAGTTGACTGCTACTTTTCAATCGTGTATCACTGAGATTAAATATGAGTATTTTAGATGTAATTAAGACAAGGGGTGTGGTGAACATTTGCAATAAATTAAGAAGAATCATGATTATAACGTTGCTAGTAAAACTATACAATACAAACTGAATAGTAATAACAAAGGCACTTAGTTGCAATAAATTAAAATGATTATACCTACGCAAAATCCTATACCCAAATAAATAAGTTGGGATTTCTAATAAAGACTGTAATGTCCATTTATATGATATTTGAGTATTAGTTGCACCAAGTTCCAGCATTTTATCAATCACAATACCATTGTTTGCCACTATTATTGAGTATAACAAAAATAAAATGAAAACGAGTAATGCATATTTTCTGTCTTTAAACAATCCAGCTAAGTCACTCATTTGAATTTTCTTTGTATGGTTAATTTTTTTTATGTCTGAAATCCTAATTACATTAATCAATACAAATATTGTTATAATTACAATAGTAGCCGAAAGATACGCATATGAGAAATGTAACACTAAAATTGATGCTATTATACTAGAAATTGCCCATCCTATTGACCCAAACGCCTTTATAAAGGATAGTTTTGCTTTTGGCTCTTCACCACTGCTCAGA
This DNA window, taken from Erysipelothrix larvae, encodes the following:
- the ppdK gene encoding pyruvate, phosphate dikinase is translated as MQYVYLFSEGNASMRETLGGKGANLAEMTNLGLPVPQGFTVSTDACNLYYEHGEVLSEDVKSEIFDKLKKLEEITGKKFGGNDNPLLVSVRSGSRASMPGMMDTVLNLGINEEVLHAIEKVDPKLAYDSYRRFITMFGEVVMGVEKTYFDNALNHIMKAHNYESDHDLTVDALKEVVNSFKSVYKEHTGKHFPTDPNEQLLLAVEAVFRSWNNPRAIYYRKMNDIPMSWGTAVNIQEMVFGNMGEGCATGVAFSRNPATGEKKLYGEFLYNAQGEDVVAGTHTPLQIVKLKEEMPDAYAQFEETAQKLEAHYHDMQDMEFTIERGKLFMLQTRNGKRTAQAAVRIAVDMLHEGLITKQEAVDSLDLKIIDGLLHPQFDADRLKKTEPIATGLPASPGAASGVIALDAASAVEYCDKGRDVILVRLETSPEDIEGMNVSKGILTARGGMTSHAAVVGRGMGKAAIVGCSEIQVDDTGVTIQGKHYNEGEYISIDGSTGHVYPGLLKTEQASIKEDFKEILELSDELAPIQVYANADSPQDVARAIEFGAKGVGLVRTEHMFFEASRIRAVREMILSTTQGQREVALDKILPMQREDFEGIFRVLEGRSATIRFLDPPLHEFMPTTTQDIEELAVVMNRSTTELREVIRRLHEYNPMMGHRGCRLAITYPEISMMQTRAVIEAAINVSKETGKNVKPEIMIPLVGDVKEFTFLASKVRETADALIKDSGLDLKYTVGTMIELPRACVLADEIAQQADFFSFGTNDLTQMTYGFSRDDAGTFLKDYYSLGIYDKDPFATVDQLGVGSLIKMAVEKGRATNPNLKIGVCGEHGGDPASIAFFKSVGVDYVSCSPYRVPVARIAAARDE
- a CDS encoding MFS transporter; its protein translation is MTSITPFLTSLGYDIVQRGTILSGYALTTILFQMFFGILADRFQTIRKVLIASLIIFGITSAILFVQSEMNYIFHFIINALSIGLLNTCCGLMDTWVLSSGEEPKAKLSFIKAFGSIGWAISSIIASILVLHFSYAYLSATIVIITIFVLINVIRISDIKKINHTKKIQMSDLAGLFKDRKYALLVFILFLLYSIIVANNGIVIDKMLELGATNTQISYKWTLQSLLEIPTYLFGYRILRRYNHFNLLQLSAFVITIQFVLYSFTSNVIIMILLNLLQMFTTPLVLITSKILIFNLSDTRLKSSSQLVALSIFTGVSSLLMPTVASALSTIVGINKTLFCVALLGVFASILIPKLKQICEI